One genomic segment of Ancylobacter sp. IITR112 includes these proteins:
- the hpt gene encoding hypoxanthine phosphoribosyltransferase: MTEDTTAPTAADAGHGSRNARIEVLFDAETIAERNRELVADIVKAAPEKLVVIAVLKGSFVFAADLIRSMHHAGLAPEVEFITLSSYRDARISSGHVTVLRDIETDVRGRDVLLIDDILESGRTLAFAKDLLAARGARRVMVCVLLEKPHKRAVQIEADFVGFKCPDYFVVGYGMDVSHAFRQLPFIGYIPEAEK; encoded by the coding sequence ATGACCGAAGACACCACCGCCCCGACCGCCGCCGATGCCGGGCACGGCTCTCGCAATGCCCGGATCGAGGTGCTGTTCGATGCCGAGACCATCGCCGAGCGCAACCGTGAACTGGTCGCGGACATCGTCAAGGCCGCGCCGGAGAAGCTGGTGGTGATCGCCGTCCTCAAGGGCAGCTTCGTCTTTGCCGCCGATCTCATCCGCTCCATGCACCATGCCGGGCTGGCGCCGGAGGTGGAGTTCATCACCCTGTCGAGCTATCGCGACGCCCGCATTTCCTCCGGCCATGTCACCGTGCTGCGCGATATTGAGACCGATGTGCGCGGGCGCGACGTGCTGCTGATCGACGACATTCTCGAATCCGGCCGGACACTGGCCTTCGCCAAGGATCTGCTCGCCGCGCGCGGCGCCCGCCGGGTCATGGTGTGCGTGCTGCTGGAAAAGCCGCACAAGCGCGCGGTGCAGATCGAGGCGGATTTCGTCGGCTTCAAATGCCCGGATTATTTCGTCGTCGGCTATGGCATGGATGTCTCGCATGCGTTCCGCCAATTGCCCTTCATCGGCTACATCCCCGAAGCGGAGAAATAG
- the ftsE gene encoding cell division ATP-binding protein FtsE, protein MVRFENVGLRYGMGPEVLRDVTFGIPPHSFQFLTGPSGAGKTTLLRLLFLSLRPTRGLITIFGRDAAKLAPDETAALRQRIGIVFQDFRLLDHLSTYENVALPLRVQGREESSYRAEVTELLHWVGLGERMHVLPPVLSGGEKQRAAIARALISRPEILLADEPTGNVDPSLARRLLRLFLELHKSGTSVLIATHDIGLMDQFDARRLVINQGRLTVYD, encoded by the coding sequence TTGGTTCGCTTCGAAAATGTCGGCCTGCGCTACGGCATGGGTCCGGAGGTTCTGCGGGATGTCACCTTCGGCATTCCCCCGCATTCCTTCCAGTTCCTCACCGGCCCGTCCGGCGCCGGCAAGACGACGCTGCTGCGGCTGCTGTTCCTTTCCCTGCGCCCGACGCGCGGGCTGATCACCATTTTCGGCCGCGACGCCGCCAAGCTGGCGCCGGACGAGACGGCGGCGCTGCGCCAGCGCATCGGCATCGTGTTTCAGGATTTCCGCCTGCTCGACCATCTCAGCACCTATGAGAATGTGGCGCTGCCGCTGCGCGTGCAGGGGCGGGAGGAATCGAGCTACCGGGCGGAAGTGACCGAATTGCTGCATTGGGTGGGGCTGGGCGAGCGCATGCATGTTCTGCCCCCGGTGCTCTCGGGCGGCGAGAAGCAGCGCGCCGCCATCGCCCGGGCGCTGATCAGCCGGCCGGAAATCCTGCTGGCCGACGAGCCGACCGGCAATGTCGATCCCAGCCTGGCGCGCCGCCTGCTGCGCCTGTTTCTCGAACTGCACAAGAGCGGTACATCCGTGTTGATCGCGACCCACGATATCGGGCTGATGGACCAGTTCGACGCCCGCCGCCTTGTCATCAATCAGGGGCGCCTGACCGTCTATGACTGA
- a CDS encoding cell division protein FtsX, whose product MTEHRATGSGRLAAMAGRLRAPAAERAAERAAKPGPGAAGASAGKSAAQRPIVPSTTVTTRALIAVIAIMTFLAGITIGAVSAVSNVAAEWTADIAREATIEIKPGDGLDVDAALAKAVELAKSTPGIADATALDPAATARLLEPWLGAGLDLANLPVPRLVTVRLGATADAQTLAALREVLTRQVPSATLDDHRLWAERLAATTRTAMTIGLAVLALVATATVLCVTVATRAAVEAARFVVEVLHFVGARDTFIVSEFQRHFLTVGLKGAAVGGGAAIALFFLGSTVPSWLRVDQQVDTFVGAMTIDARGYGGIIGVAVLVALVTTLTSRLTVYRTLRGIS is encoded by the coding sequence ATGACTGAACATCGAGCCACGGGATCGGGACGGCTGGCGGCCATGGCCGGGCGGCTGCGGGCGCCGGCGGCCGAGCGCGCCGCCGAGCGCGCCGCAAAGCCTGGACCCGGCGCCGCGGGCGCCTCCGCCGGCAAGTCGGCGGCGCAGCGGCCGATCGTGCCCAGCACCACGGTGACGACGCGGGCGCTGATCGCGGTGATCGCCATCATGACGTTTCTCGCCGGCATCACCATCGGCGCGGTCTCCGCCGTGAGCAATGTCGCGGCCGAGTGGACCGCCGACATTGCCCGCGAGGCGACGATCGAGATCAAGCCGGGCGACGGGCTGGATGTCGACGCCGCTCTGGCCAAGGCGGTGGAACTCGCCAAGTCGACGCCCGGCATCGCCGACGCGACGGCGCTTGACCCCGCCGCCACCGCCCGCCTGCTGGAGCCCTGGCTCGGCGCCGGGCTCGACCTCGCCAATCTGCCGGTGCCGCGGCTGGTCACGGTGAGGCTCGGCGCGACGGCGGATGCGCAGACGCTGGCGGCGCTGCGCGAGGTGCTGACCCGGCAGGTGCCTTCCGCCACGCTTGACGACCACCGGCTCTGGGCGGAGCGGCTCGCCGCCACCACCCGCACGGCGATGACGATAGGGCTGGCCGTGCTGGCCCTCGTCGCCACCGCTACGGTGCTGTGCGTCACTGTCGCCACCCGCGCCGCGGTGGAAGCGGCCCGCTTCGTGGTGGAGGTGCTGCATTTCGTCGGGGCGCGCGATACCTTCATCGTCTCGGAGTTCCAGCGCCACTTCCTCACCGTCGGCCTGAAGGGCGCGGCGGTGGGCGGCGGTGCGGCCATCGCGCTGTTCTTCCTCGGGTCGACGGTGCCATCCTGGCTGCGGGTCGACCAGCAGGTGGATACCTTCGTCGGTGCGATGACCATCGACGCGCGCGGCTATGGCGGCATCATCGGTGTGGCGGTGCTGGTGGCGCTGGTGACGACGCTGACCTCGCGCCTGACGGTCTACCGCACCCTGCGGGGCATCAGCTAG